From the Leishmania panamensis strain MHOM/PA/94/PSC-1 chromosome 31 sequence genome, one window contains:
- a CDS encoding hypothetical protein (TriTrypDB/GeneDB-style sysID: LpmP.31.2260), producing the protein MGWSCVESLRDCLVLSVPDGIILLFPNCCHRMCPRRCFFTSQYHHILLQLQPYRKVLPTVESFLVPIMLSQAEKEQINTKDWGSPSLRLKEMPQFVIEKQGRIDNGVWHTRVLTVDPMQSLLYLSKAHKAEHLDHRCMSRIDLVELWPTYDAECIREAFDSELAVRTLCVRGLVGIKTQSLLSKVLNSIKLQKKEGETLPAQVAETPSAQATETPSPLSEPGGIDSNRSLETVDPSALCAPSNYPFYEEEVWVIRTMTGRDVRDMVDSLRVTLPEASVKGHERLMQRLVYMD; encoded by the coding sequence ATGGGCTGGTCCTGTGTTGAGAGCTTGAGAGATTGTCTTGTGCTCAGTGTGCCAGATGGTATTATTCTTCTCTTCCCGAactgctgccaccgcatGTGCCCACGCCGTTGCTTTTTCACTTCACAATATCACCACATTTTGCTTCAGCTTCAGCCATACCGGAAAGTTCTTCCGACTGTGGAGAGTTTTTTAGTGCCCATTATGTTGTCGCAGGCTGAAAAGGAGCAGATCAACACAAAAGACTGGGGCAGTCCGTCACTGCGGCTTAAGGAAATGCCGCAGTTCGTGATTGAGAAGCAAGGTCGCATTGATAATGGTGTCTGGCACACCCGTGTCCTCACCGTCGACCCCATGCAGTCCCTGCTCTACCTCAGCAAGGCCCACAAAGCAGAACATCTGGACCACCGCTGCATGAGCCGTATCGACTTGGTGGAGCTGTGGCCGACATATGACGCAGAATGCATACGCGAGGCGTTCGACAGTGAGCTGGCCGTTCGAACACTTTGTGTGAGGGGGCTGGTGGGAATAAAAACTCAGTCGTTGCTCTCGAAGGTGCTTAATAGCATCAAGCTAcaaaagaaagagggcgagACACTCCCTGCACAGGTAGCCGAGACACCCTCTGCACAGGCGACCGAGACCCCTTCTCCCCTATCAGAGCCAGGTGGCATAGACTCGAATCGTTCTCTGGAGACCGTCGATCCATCCGCGCTGTGCGCTCCCTCCAACTATCCCTTTTATGAGGAAGAAGTTTGGGTTATACGCACCATGACAGGAAGAGACGTACGCGACATGGTCGACTCTCTTCGTGTCACGCTTCCGGAGGCGTCTGTGAAGGGCCACGAACGGCTAATGCAGAGGCTGGTGTACATGGACTGA
- a CDS encoding hypothetical protein (TriTrypDB/GeneDB-style sysID: LpmP.31.2250), translated as MSDHDEPASLTRTCAQHGAHRSSDANDVSTVGHGDVTKPPAPKRFIPVPLTSLHSLPDPRGGLHTSRYTSPPRQLVCPLPLMQSSSSDVSRRTGSSNDMCETNSLVSFNLRFGEMSSVGISASTSTVPAGFSDSSTPLHWLRVAEDHIIPHSSSTKAPSVAVRRNAEYVFERWVEQKVSHTAAMDDAMLSVAAAFDELYA; from the coding sequence ATGAGCGACCACGACGAACCGGCCTCGCTGACGAGGACCTGTGCGCAGCATGGGGCTCATCGCTCTTCCGACGCGAACGATGTGTCTACTGTGGGCCACGGTGACGTCACGAAGCCGCCTGCGCCGAAAAGGTTCATTCCGGTCCCACTCACGTCGCTTCACTCTTTGCCGGACCCGCGTGGTGGTCTCCATACTAGCCGCTACAcgtcaccaccacggcagctggTATGCCCCCTTCCACTGATGCAGTCAAGCTCCAGCGACGTTTCGAGGCGTACAGGTTCTTCCAATGACATGTGCGAGACGAATTCACTGGTCAGCTTCAACCTGCGCTTTGGCGAGATGTCCAGTGTGGGCATTTCTGCCAGCACATCCACTGTACCAGCTGGTTTCAGtgacagcagcacgccactCCACTGGCTTCGCGTTGCAGAGGATCACATTATACCACATTCGAGCAGCACCAAGGCACCTTCTGTGGCTGTGCGGCGAAATGCTGAGTATGTCTTCGAGCGGTGGGTGGAGCAGAAGGTGAGTCACACCGCCGCAATGGATGACGCCATGTTGagtgtggcggcggctttTGATGAGCTCTATGCCTAA
- a CDS encoding hypothetical protein (TriTrypDB/GeneDB-style sysID: LpmP.31.2240) gives MQSSAAADAKPSRAPPVYPVFFIPNGAGTPTSDVSGTGIGHPDEPVELSARLALKRGQVYLNLTCRPREATSSKYSASPPAAQDRCTSATNTPLAPSRCTSTRSPLWLFDRTPSRVSSHQKESLAPSFKSQHRHAGAASTPSTGAPHLQPEQHYTIALTDISPFAAQRRLSAELRARLHLTLVDRGATTYPSHVTSRARSLSPATCDFPETSAAPASHYYPLPSRSPPAMFTRSQDNSISAHQVPSTGTSSTRSTYGQYLEVTEPWRSNERSLLPLQPIGPSEATRCSGSSSCFGEDGAIRVHNSMCDRTSQVWRATGSRLLTPLVEKSPAIPTLPAVPLDSLSLGALTPLQTYPMNSEFSSMNVLSEYEELLSVAFFGVTETASIQDCAFSSEDVLMDKKSKVFGHGKQSKTQLSLFSPLKHLQRTQSARILSTSSDTLTAALRDPVTPLQLPRRNISRLWKSNRVARSPALASSTHADSKKVLALPFIPNRGQTFCLRFLNESDMRDFLSCYVGMQAYIEKMQGKKKADGRDGGDRQSRTSQLAGNDEEDLSSGEHDAEQNKRLTSSLGSPSTATYEHPHPCNAKALGTRSGSLSTENISDYLLSKSRSAVSEGIDGGHHHHSKRSTSGDARLTPVRTIFGCRGWQDYVRYRVDPRYGITYATVPLFLWHSFLPLASSVLYTCQRGFLIVERLRAPSSPDQSKDSSSSSISVAEFDAPAVASKQRLNSRLRRLLTPIRAAQEIAPAMTQSRRRQALLSLKDIAELLPTSLVPVAALETPASTPSTRSSWDGVKGSHPSADYAACQPTDEHVTTFKDVFLCLSESHLLFLNSFGHLWLHFSFDEVALITHSAATDSFPTHPFVRFRLKANDWFEAPISVLTFTLLPEVPQDVRVVRAASPLRPSETEPVVQRGSVRPKSSLSVSACGPAPWFNDYSPGTPAAGAEICEVLLEDKKKEQLLHFQKALLDIFETVCPRPLERCTFTELMSGENSTALRKRFWQLISRVSARVSGSPLVEKSSMAYADASLRMAQQCSIAPILCVRVDAGNISIADSELKQSSGVLLTPTRLPLASPSSSSTHQGRDSQQCSLSAYTALYRSQANPSVRVILRWGPDDPGIVLQDAGHDMDLSLEQATRTVPLLACKEGVSQGYRGFLQDSPPQSLYPVCSSSALGEAKQNRGDGCAVDSKSGDAEGMYAPITPKKRRTSIVHRTAVKKQ, from the coding sequence ATGCAGTcgtccgccgcggcggatGCCAAGCCGTCGCGCGCACCACCGGTGTACCCCGTCTTCTTCATCCCAAATGGCGCGGGCACGCCGACCTCTGACGTTAGCGGTACCGGCATTGGCCACCCAGACGAGCCTGTTGAGCTGAGCGCTCGGCTCGCGCTCAAACGCGGGCAGGTCTACCTAAACCTTACGTGCCGGCCCCGTGAGGCGACTTCGTCGAAGTATTCTGCGTCTCCCCCGGCGGCTCAGGATCGTTGCACCAGCGCAACGAACACCCCGCTTGCACCTTCGCGATGCACCTCCACGCGAAGCCCGTTGTGGCTATTCGACCGCACGCCTAGTAGAGTCTCGTCACACCAGAAAGAGAGCCTCGCTCCCTCATTCAAGAGTCAGCACAGACATGCAGGCGCGGCATCGACGCCGTCGACGGGTGCCCCCCACCTCCAGCCAGAGCAGCACTACACTATTGCGCTGACGGACATCTCGCCCTTTGCCGCACAGAGGCGGCTCtcagcggagctgcgcgcacgGCTGCATCTCACTCTTGTGGACCGAGGCGCGACCACCTACCCGTCCCACGTCACCTCGCGTGCAAGGAGCCTGAGCCCAGCCACCTGCGATTTCCCTGAGACATCGGCTGCGCCGGCGTCACATTACTATCCTCTGCCGAGCCGAAGCCCTCCTGCCATGTTCACCCGCTCACAAGACAACAGCATATCTGCTCATCAGGTGCCCAGCACAGGTACTTCAAGTACAAGATCGACCTACGGTCAGTACCTGGAGGTGACGGAGCCATGGCGCTCAAACGAGCGGTCCCTGCTACCACTGCAGCCCATTGGGCCGAGCGAAGCTACGAGATGTTCGGGATCGAGCTCCTGCTTTGGCGAAGATGGCGCGATAAGGGTGCATAACTCTATGTGTGATCGCACATCGCAGGTCTGGCGCGCAACCGGAAGTCGGCTGCTCACACCGCTCGTCGAAAAATCACCTGCAATTCCGACGCTCCCTGCTGTACCCCTCGACAGCCTCAGCTTAGGCGCCTTGACCCCTCTGCAGACGTACCCTATGAACTCAGAGTTTTCCTCCATGAACGTTCTTTCTGAGTACGAGGAGCTGCTTAGTGTCGCTTTTTTCGGTGTCACGGAGACGGCCAGCATCCAAGACtgtgccttctcctccgaAGATGTGCTGATGGACAAGAAGAGTAAGGTATTCGGTCATGGTAAGCAGTCTAAAACTCAGCTCAGCCTTTTTTCGCCATTGAAGCATCTACAGCGGACGCAGAGCGCGAGAATCCTCTCTACCTCCTCCGACACGCTCACCGCTGCTCTCCGGGACCCAGTTactccactgcagctgccacgcaGAAACATTTCACGCCTCTGGAAAAGCAACCGCGTAGCTCGGTCACCTGCTCTCGCCTCCAGCACTCATGCGGACTCGAAAAAGGTGCTGGCTCTGCCTTTCATTCCAAACCGAGGTCAGACGTTTtgcctccgcttcctcaACGAGTCTGACATGCGTGATTTCTTGAGTTGCTACGTAGGCATGCAGGCGTACATTGAGAAAATgcaagggaagaagaaggcggacGGACGTGACGGTGGGGATAGACAATCGCGCACATCTCAGCTGGCTGGAAATGACGAAGAGGATTTGAGCAGTGGCGAGCACGATGCGGAGCAGAACAAGCGTCTGACGAGCTCTCTCGGATCCCCGTCCACCGCAACCTACGAGCACCCGCACCCCTGCAATGCAAAGGCCTTGGGCACAAGGagtggctctctctccaccgagAATATCTCGGATTATCTCCTGAGCAAGAGCCGATCAGCAGTCTCGGAGGGTATTGATGGtggacaccaccaccacagtaAGCGCAGCACTTCGGGTGATGCTCGATTGACTCCAGTGCGAACTATCTTCGGTTGTCGTGGTTGGCAGGATTACGTGCGGTACAGAGTGGACCCTCGCTACGGTATCACCTATGCTACTGTGCCGTTGTTTCTGTGGCACTCATTTCTTCCGCTCGCCTCCTCGGTGCTTTACACGTGCCAGCGAGGCTTCCTCATCGTGGAGCGTCTGCGGGCACCGAGCTCGCCTGACCAAAGCAAggatagcagcagcagcagcatcagcgttGCGGAATTCGATGCTCCAGCGGTGGCCTCAAAGCAGCGACTGAATAGCCGATTGCGTCGGTTGCTCACTCCAATCCGCGCCGCACAGGAGATAGCTCCAGCAATGACACAGTCGCGACGGCGTCAGGCCTTGCTGAGTCTTAAAGACATCGCCGAGCTGCTTCCGACATCCTTGGTTCCGGTGGCCGCCTTGGAGACGCCCGCGTCCACACCTTCGACCAGGTCGAGCTGGGATGGCGTGAAGGGCTCACACCCCTCTGCCGACTACGCAGCGTGTCAGCCGACAGACGAACACGTTACCACCTTCAAGGACGTCTTTCTGTGCTTATCCGAGTCCCACCTACTCTTCCTGAACTCGTTTGGGCACCTATGGCTCCACTTCAGCTTCGACGAGGTCGCCCTGATTACCCATTCCGCCGCAACCGACTCGTTCCCCACGCACCCCTTTGTTCGCTTCCGCCTCAAGGCCAACGACTGGTTCGAAGCACCTATATCTGTGCTGACGTTTACACTGCTTCCAGAAGTACCCCAAGATGTGCGAGTTGTACGggctgcctcccccctgcgCCCATCAGAAACCGAGCCAGTGGTGCAGCGGGGTTCTGTCCGACCGAAGTCGTCTCTGTCGGTAAGCGCGTGTGGGCCAGCGCCCTGGTTCAATGACTACTCTCCAGGCACACCCGCCGCCGGGGCAGAGATCTGTGAAGTCCTCCTGGAAGATaaaaagaaagagcagcTTCTGCACTTTCAGAAAGCTCTGCTCGACATCTTCGAAACGGTCTGCCCACGGCCGCTAGAGCGGTGCACCTTCACGGAATTGATGAGCGGCGAAAACAGCACAGCACTCCGCAAACGGTTCTGGCAGCTGATCTCACGCGTTTCGGCCAGAGTTTCCGGCTCTCCTCTGGTGGAAAAGTCCTCCATGGCGTACGCTGACGCTTCCCTGCGGATGgcacagcagtgcagcaTAGCCCCAATTCTCTGTGTGAGGGTGGATGCAGGAAACATCAGCATTGCGGATTCTGAACTGAAGCAGTCGAGTGGTGTCCTCCTCACACCCACGCGGCTACCACTTGCGTCACCGAGCTCTTCTAGTACACATCAGGGACGGGATTCACAGCAATGCTCATTGTCAGCATACACGGCGCTGTACAGATCCCAAGCGAACCCCTCTGTGAGGGTGATCCTTCGCTGGGGCCCCGACGATCCTGGCATCGTGCTGCAGGATGCGGGTCACGACATGGACTTGTCACTCGAACAGGCGACTCGCACCGTGCCCCTGCTGGCGTGCAAGGAGGGAGTGTCCCAGGGCTACAGAGGGTTTTTGCAAGATAGCCCGCCGCAGAGTCTCTACCCAGTTTGCTCCAGTTCAGCCTTAGGTGAAGCAAAGCAAAATAGGGGAGATGGGTGTGCCGTGGACAGCAAGAGCGGTGACGCAGAGGGCATGTATGCTCCAATCACACCCAAGAAGCGGCGTACCAGCATTGTTCACCGCACTGCTGTGAAGAAGCAGTAG
- a CDS encoding hypothetical protein (TriTrypDB/GeneDB-style sysID: LpmP.31.2270), with product METESSPSNTTPAYTTPTQPTPTHPMPTHQVPTQIAVLKQGTYERGRWSTRVLTLDSEAGTVAVSRKNNPQHILHRALNVQSVQMWPHYNRYAIEHHFNSLKAKMVLCITGKEVSLTDSNASVGNYVRNKVGILLSASIAAETNFWTAASLKQGSPKYSSGQKNSSTSSAKSAPKPISVDTSTTTWFISFTSIESYEMAVMILMHYKNEDGSRRKLFSNNVVADLARVKRASATKGERLNSEPTIEAI from the coding sequence ATGGAGACTGAATCGTCGCCGTCAAATACCACGCCGGCCTACACCACGCCGACACAGCCTACGCCGACACATCCCATGCCGACACACCAAGTGCCGACACAAATCGCCGTGCTGAAGCAGGGTACGTACGAGCGCGGCAGGTGGTCTACCCGCGTCCTGACTCTCGACAGCGAAGCTGGCACGGTGGCGGTCAGTCGAAAAAACAACCCACAACACATCTTGCACCGCGCCTTGAACGTTCAAAGTGTGCAGATGTGGCCGCACTACAACCGCTACGCCATCGAGCACCACTTTAACTCCTTGAAGGCGAAGATGGTGCTGTGCATCACGGGCAAAGAGGTCAGCCTCACCGACTCCAACGCCTCCGTAGGAAACTACGTGCGGAATAAGGTCGGGATACTACTTTCCGCGTCAATAGCGGCGGAGACAAACTTCTGGACAGCGGCCTCCTTGAAGCAAGGCTCACCCAAGTATTCCTCTGGCCAGAAGAATTCCTCCACTTCCAGTGCCAAATCTGCCCCCAAGCCCATCTCTGTGGatacctccaccaccacgtgGTTTATAAGTTTCACTTCCATTGAGAGCTACGAAATGGCCGTGATGATTTTGATGCACTACAAGAACGAAGACGGGTCGAGGCGAAAACTTTTTTCAAACAATGTGGTGGCAGACCTGGCCCGGGTAAAGAGGGCGTCGGCGACGAAAGGAGAACGCTTGAACAGCGAGCCCACCATCGAAGCCATTTGA